In Aquimarina sp. TRL1, a single window of DNA contains:
- the era gene encoding GTPase Era, with protein MGHKAGFVNIIGNPNVGKSTLMNAFVGEKLSIITSKAQTTRHRILGIVNGDDFQVILSDTPGIIKPAYELQSSMMDFVKSAFEDADILIYMVEIGEKALKDEAFFTKISNASIPVLLLLNKIDTSSQEILEEQVQYWKEKLPKTEIYPISALENFNVKEVFDRIVSLLPDSPPFYPKDQLTDKPERFFVNEAIREKILLHYKKEIPYAVEVETEEFLEDEDIIRIRSVIMVERESQKGIIIGHKGTALKRVGVESRKELEKFFGKKIHIELYVKVNKNWRSSERQLKRFGYNNK; from the coding sequence ATGGGACATAAAGCAGGCTTTGTAAATATAATAGGAAACCCAAATGTAGGGAAGTCCACACTCATGAATGCCTTTGTAGGAGAAAAGTTATCAATAATTACCTCTAAAGCTCAGACGACCAGACATCGTATTTTGGGAATTGTCAATGGAGATGACTTTCAGGTAATTCTGTCAGATACTCCAGGGATTATAAAACCAGCATATGAACTCCAATCTTCCATGATGGATTTTGTAAAGTCAGCTTTTGAGGATGCCGATATTCTGATATATATGGTAGAGATAGGAGAAAAAGCTTTAAAAGATGAAGCTTTCTTTACTAAAATCTCCAATGCTTCGATCCCCGTGTTGTTATTGCTTAATAAAATAGATACATCCTCTCAGGAAATTTTGGAAGAGCAAGTACAGTATTGGAAAGAAAAATTACCGAAAACAGAAATTTACCCTATTTCTGCACTGGAAAACTTTAATGTCAAAGAAGTGTTTGATAGAATTGTTAGTCTGTTACCTGATTCACCACCATTTTATCCAAAAGACCAATTAACAGATAAGCCAGAACGCTTTTTTGTCAATGAAGCCATTAGAGAAAAAATACTGTTGCACTACAAAAAAGAAATTCCATATGCAGTAGAGGTAGAAACAGAAGAGTTTTTGGAAGATGAAGATATCATCAGAATACGATCAGTTATTATGGTGGAACGAGAATCCCAAAAAGGAATTATTATTGGGCATAAGGGAACTGCATTAAAAAGAGTAGGGGTAGAGTCCAGAAAAGAATTGGAAAAGTTTTTTGGAAAGAAAATCCATATAGAATTATATGTAAAAGTAAATAAGAATTGGAGAAGTAGCGAACGTCAACTAAAAAGATTTGGCTATAATAATAAATAG
- a CDS encoding response regulator, with protein sequence MRDLTFLLVEDDEIERIKFSRVLQKNQYPHQIIEATNGEEALEALKDNERVPDVIFLDLNMPKMNGIEFIKILKADPKWMYIPVVILSTSNNHSDLKECYETGIAGYIVKPLKYQDYVAKIKRLVEYWSENELIQ encoded by the coding sequence ATGAGAGACTTAACTTTTTTATTAGTAGAAGATGACGAAATAGAAAGAATCAAATTTTCTAGAGTTTTACAAAAAAACCAATACCCGCATCAGATTATTGAAGCGACAAATGGAGAAGAAGCTTTAGAGGCATTAAAAGACAACGAAAGGGTCCCGGATGTTATATTTCTGGATCTAAATATGCCAAAAATGAACGGAATTGAGTTCATCAAAATTCTTAAAGCCGACCCTAAATGGATGTACATCCCTGTTGTAATTTTGAGTACATCTAATAACCATAGTGACCTAAAAGAATGTTATGAAACAGGCATTGCAGGATACATTGTAAAACCATTAAAATACCAGGACTATGTGGCTAAAATAAAAAGGTTAGTTGAATATTGGAGTGAAAATGAGCTCATACAATAA
- a CDS encoding heme NO-binding domain-containing protein, producing MKGIVFTEFLELVEEKFGLEMVDKIIAQSDLPSNGVYTAIGTYDFSEMLSLLKNLSQQTKIAIDDLLLVYAEHFFNVLANEYPDLIKRYKDPLELLASIENHIHVEVQKIYPEAELPTFQIVEKTSDKLVMIYKSSRAMYSFGLGLMRKTFEHFDSKATITYEKLTSDGTEVKFSIVKTNG from the coding sequence ATGAAAGGTATCGTATTTACAGAATTTTTAGAATTGGTTGAGGAAAAATTCGGTCTGGAAATGGTTGATAAAATCATTGCACAATCAGACCTCCCTTCTAATGGGGTTTATACTGCAATTGGCACGTATGATTTTTCAGAAATGCTCAGTTTGTTGAAAAACCTCAGCCAACAAACCAAAATAGCAATAGACGATTTGCTATTAGTATATGCAGAACATTTTTTTAATGTATTGGCTAATGAATATCCGGATCTTATTAAACGATATAAAGATCCATTAGAACTATTAGCCTCTATAGAAAACCACATTCATGTAGAGGTACAAAAAATTTATCCAGAAGCTGAACTTCCTACCTTTCAAATCGTAGAAAAAACTTCGGATAAACTGGTTATGATCTACAAATCCAGCAGAGCTATGTACAGCTTTGGGTTAGGACTAATGCGAAAAACATTCGAACATTTTGATTCAAAGGCTACAATAACGTACGAAAAACTTACATCAGATGGAACGGAAGTTAAATTCAGCATTGTCAAAACCAATGGATAA
- a CDS encoding PAS domain-containing sensor histidine kinase codes for MERKLNSALSKPMDNSEIDILKRALQREKAARKQAEKILESKSKELFYLTQELQETNEKLEDLVNEKKTELQGVFDNLVDAYVLMDIYGNVINFNATATELFGYDIKEEKLNVVQLIYKEDYQYAMKSFQQLINQGFFSDYQARVYTKHKGVRTVHINASIIYNKEKKPIAAQGIVRDITDEIAQKKAFEQQKKQLDIIVNNSSLGIVLAQFGKIIQTNASFQELLGYEKEELLNVAVKDITVEEDQQTGESLRHQLNAGLIDHFTINKRYQRKDGSSVWAKTNVTSVKNEQGSITHQVAIIENITEQLAFEKQREELVKDLEKSNQELNDYAHIVSHDLKSPLRSINALVNWLREDYEEVLDDTAMNHISMIETTLEKMENLISDILNYSSAGNKNEMENEEVDLNKTIRDITSTIYIPTHITVSTLQPLPIIKADKTKIQQLFQNIIGNAINYNDKDKGTVEIDFEDHGSYYVFSIEDNGIGIEKEYHDKIFKVFQSLGKHEDSTGIGLSIVKKIVDLYEGDIWLESTPTIGTTFYFSIKKR; via the coding sequence ATGGAACGGAAGTTAAATTCAGCATTGTCAAAACCAATGGATAATTCAGAAATTGACATATTAAAAAGAGCCCTACAAAGAGAAAAAGCTGCCCGAAAACAGGCAGAAAAAATCCTGGAAAGCAAATCCAAGGAATTATTCTACCTCACTCAAGAATTACAAGAAACCAACGAGAAACTCGAAGATCTCGTTAATGAAAAAAAAACTGAGTTACAAGGTGTTTTTGACAATCTGGTAGACGCCTATGTATTGATGGACATCTATGGGAATGTCATAAACTTTAATGCGACAGCTACTGAGCTATTCGGATATGATATCAAAGAAGAAAAACTCAATGTAGTACAACTTATTTATAAAGAAGATTATCAATATGCAATGAAGTCGTTCCAGCAACTGATCAACCAGGGGTTTTTCTCTGATTATCAAGCAAGAGTCTATACAAAACATAAAGGTGTTCGTACTGTACACATCAATGCCAGTATTATCTATAACAAAGAAAAAAAACCGATAGCTGCTCAGGGAATTGTTCGGGATATTACCGATGAAATTGCTCAAAAAAAAGCTTTTGAACAGCAAAAGAAACAATTAGATATTATTGTTAATAATTCTTCCCTGGGAATTGTCCTGGCACAATTCGGTAAAATTATTCAAACCAACGCTTCTTTCCAGGAATTATTAGGATATGAGAAGGAAGAGTTGCTGAATGTTGCTGTCAAAGATATTACCGTGGAAGAGGATCAACAAACCGGAGAAAGTCTACGACACCAACTCAATGCGGGGTTGATTGATCATTTTACTATTAACAAACGATATCAGCGAAAAGATGGCTCTTCTGTATGGGCAAAAACCAATGTAACTTCTGTAAAAAATGAGCAAGGAAGTATTACGCATCAAGTTGCCATTATTGAAAACATAACTGAGCAATTGGCTTTTGAAAAGCAACGGGAGGAACTGGTAAAAGACCTCGAAAAAAGTAATCAGGAACTCAATGACTATGCACATATTGTATCTCATGACCTGAAATCTCCTTTGCGAAGCATCAATGCTTTAGTCAATTGGCTCAGGGAAGATTATGAAGAGGTTTTAGATGATACGGCCATGAATCACATATCGATGATTGAGACTACACTAGAAAAAATGGAGAACCTCATCAGTGATATTCTTAATTATTCCAGTGCCGGCAATAAAAATGAGATGGAAAATGAAGAGGTAGATCTCAATAAAACAATTAGAGATATTACCAGTACTATTTACATCCCTACACATATCACTGTTTCGACATTGCAACCACTACCGATAATAAAAGCTGATAAAACAAAAATTCAGCAATTGTTTCAGAATATTATCGGTAATGCTATCAACTACAATGATAAAGACAAAGGAACTGTAGAAATCGACTTTGAGGATCACGGATCATACTATGTTTTCTCTATAGAGGATAACGGAATAGGAATCGAGAAAGAATATCACGATAAAATCTTCAAAGTATTTCAGTCTTTGGGGAAACATGAAGATTCCACGGGAATAGGACTCTCCATTGTTAAAAAAATTGTAGACCTATACGAAGGGGATATTTGGTTAGAAAGCACCCCTACTATTGGAACTACCTTTTATTTCAGTATTAAAAAAAGATAA
- a CDS encoding FIST signal transduction protein yields MYINTTDITEIIQCIRQRKSVASTTILFFIAEETPIDITALIDACNAQEIACAGGIFPQVIFQNKSYKEGIVINFIEEVVTTFVCNHLDTKDFSIPKVSLDKNHSYCAFTFVDGLSSNISHYLSELYRQFGNSSSYLGGGAGSLTLIQKPCIFTNDGFFQNAAICLLFKCQVSIGVKHGWKKISGPVIATKTNKNVIEQINWMNALDVYKSIIEPDSSTTLKIDNFFDIAKGYPFGIIKEDAECVVRDPIATNERGELICVGEVPENTVLDVLKGENNALISSAEQAASHALNASKHPQNAFIIDCISRVLFLEDEFPKELNSTVQALQQKSKDIPIAGALTLGEISSYNGYLEFFNKTIVVGLLE; encoded by the coding sequence ATGTATATAAATACGACCGATATTACAGAGATCATACAGTGTATTCGCCAGAGAAAATCAGTTGCCTCTACAACGATCTTATTCTTCATAGCAGAAGAAACTCCTATCGATATTACGGCTTTAATTGATGCTTGTAATGCACAGGAAATTGCTTGTGCCGGAGGAATTTTTCCGCAGGTTATATTTCAAAATAAGTCTTATAAAGAGGGAATCGTTATTAATTTTATAGAAGAAGTGGTCACTACATTTGTCTGCAATCATCTAGACACAAAAGACTTTAGTATCCCTAAGGTTTCTTTGGATAAAAATCACAGCTATTGTGCATTTACATTCGTCGATGGGCTTTCTTCAAACATCTCTCACTATCTATCAGAATTATATCGTCAATTCGGGAATAGCTCCTCTTACCTGGGAGGAGGGGCTGGAAGTCTAACCCTGATTCAGAAGCCATGTATTTTTACAAATGATGGTTTTTTTCAGAATGCGGCAATCTGCCTCCTTTTTAAATGTCAGGTTAGTATTGGTGTGAAACATGGGTGGAAAAAAATATCCGGTCCGGTCATAGCCACCAAAACCAATAAAAATGTGATTGAACAAATCAATTGGATGAATGCATTAGATGTCTATAAAAGTATTATAGAGCCGGATTCTTCTACTACTCTGAAAATTGACAACTTCTTTGATATCGCTAAAGGGTATCCCTTCGGAATCATTAAGGAAGATGCTGAATGTGTGGTCCGGGACCCTATTGCCACTAATGAGAGAGGAGAGCTTATCTGTGTCGGAGAAGTTCCTGAAAATACTGTTCTGGATGTATTAAAGGGAGAAAACAATGCTTTGATTTCCTCTGCGGAACAAGCTGCCAGCCATGCACTAAATGCCTCAAAACACCCTCAAAATGCATTTATTATCGACTGTATTTCCCGAGTATTATTTTTAGAAGATGAGTTTCCGAAAGAGCTCAATAGTACCGTACAGGCACTACAACAAAAGAGTAAAGATATTCCTATCGCAGGGGCACTGACTCTGGGGGAGATCTCTTCTTATAACGGATATCTGGAATTTTTTAACAAAACAATTGTCGTTGGGCTTTTAGAATAA
- a CDS encoding ATP-binding protein, with amino-acid sequence MDISDVLQIYEFSMAIGNSLDYQTNCENFLKLVLARKNLSACWILKKEVNGYLPQYSYPSYISNSLPSVEEEEVSSFFSHQVLATEQIPEVISKVSPVAIDQGSFLFFNLKNHGGLFFYKTQLPAFSDKEIAQLQPIINKFILSLDACESFSKQEKLLKKLAIQNQELNDYAHIVSHDLKSPLRSINTLINWIQEDNPETLDQTIKGYLDKMEDNIEKMDNLINGILEYAVIDKKLKHVNTKVNLYSLLQEIFTQITVPDHIKITIKKHIPVLHADRFKMKQLFQNLITNAIQNMDKEKGIIDIRYKEFPLYWEFEIEDNGKGIPKKYHDKIFKMFQSLSTRKSSTGIGLSIVKKIIDYYDGKIWITSTPGVGTIFHFTIKKNNHD; translated from the coding sequence ATGGATATTAGTGACGTTTTGCAGATTTATGAGTTTTCGATGGCTATTGGTAATTCTTTAGACTATCAAACGAACTGTGAAAATTTTTTAAAACTCGTCCTTGCCAGAAAAAACTTAAGTGCCTGCTGGATCCTCAAAAAAGAAGTCAACGGGTATCTCCCTCAATACTCATACCCTTCTTATATCTCTAATTCGCTCCCATCCGTAGAGGAAGAAGAGGTTTCTTCTTTTTTTTCGCATCAGGTGCTAGCCACTGAACAGATTCCGGAAGTAATCTCCAAAGTATCTCCGGTTGCCATAGACCAGGGATCATTCTTGTTTTTTAATCTAAAAAACCACGGAGGGTTGTTCTTTTACAAAACACAACTTCCTGCTTTTTCTGATAAAGAAATTGCCCAGCTACAACCTATCATTAACAAGTTCATTCTTTCATTAGATGCCTGTGAATCCTTTTCCAAGCAAGAAAAACTACTCAAAAAATTAGCCATTCAGAATCAGGAGCTCAATGATTATGCACATATTGTATCTCATGACCTAAAATCTCCCCTTCGGTCCATCAATACCCTGATCAATTGGATACAGGAAGACAATCCTGAAACATTAGATCAAACGATTAAAGGATACCTGGATAAGATGGAGGATAACATAGAAAAAATGGATAATCTTATCAATGGAATTTTAGAATACGCAGTAATAGACAAGAAATTAAAACATGTAAACACTAAGGTTAATTTATATTCATTACTCCAGGAAATCTTTACTCAGATTACGGTACCTGACCATATAAAAATCACTATCAAAAAACACATTCCCGTTCTGCATGCGGATCGTTTCAAGATGAAGCAGTTGTTTCAAAACCTGATCACAAATGCGATTCAAAACATGGATAAAGAAAAAGGGATTATCGATATCAGATATAAGGAATTTCCTTTATACTGGGAATTCGAGATAGAAGATAATGGCAAGGGAATCCCCAAAAAATATCACGATAAAATTTTCAAGATGTTTCAATCGCTAAGCACTCGAAAATCGTCAACCGGAATAGGTCTTTCTATTGTAAAAAAAATCATTGACTATTACGACGGAAAAATCTGGATCACCTCTACCCCGGGTGTGGGCACCATATTCCATTTTACCATAAAAAAAAATAACCATGACTGA
- a CDS encoding Hpt domain-containing protein — protein MTEKPNLDYIKEIAGGSEAFEQQLIDIVKREFPAEKSEFLNNYNAKAYRKTAENVHKLKHKIGMMGLENGYTLAIDFEEELKLNKTTLFPKFMLTLSSIEDFLINL, from the coding sequence ATGACTGAAAAACCGAACCTAGATTACATCAAAGAGATTGCGGGAGGATCAGAAGCCTTCGAGCAACAGTTAATTGATATTGTCAAAAGAGAATTTCCTGCTGAAAAATCAGAATTTCTCAATAACTATAATGCAAAAGCATATCGAAAAACAGCTGAAAATGTACATAAATTAAAGCATAAAATCGGGATGATGGGGCTAGAAAACGGGTATACTCTGGCTATTGATTTTGAAGAGGAGTTGAAGCTAAATAAAACTACCTTATTTCCGAAATTTATGCTAACTTTAAGTTCAATAGAAGATTTTCTTATAAACCTTTAA
- a CDS encoding LytTR family DNA-binding domain-containing protein, with protein MKCIIIDDEETARVIIRQLCSNAKDLDVIEEFPNAIQAMKFLNKEEVDLIFLDIHMPDFTGFDFIQTLKNPPKIILTTSDKDFALEAFEYECIVDYLVKPVTLPRFLKALQKAEAAKTVTPTKAIEKEEATSSKTTDSGNDLYVNIDRRLIKIDIPSIYLIEAKGDYIKVKTDRQNYTVHSTLKKIEEKLPTDLFLKVHRSYIINTQKIIDIEDNSVLIAKDVIPVSRSNRPELMRRLNLL; from the coding sequence ATGAAATGTATTATCATTGATGATGAAGAAACAGCAAGAGTTATTATAAGGCAATTGTGTAGTAATGCCAAGGATCTCGATGTAATTGAAGAGTTCCCTAATGCAATACAAGCTATGAAATTTCTAAATAAAGAAGAGGTTGACCTTATTTTTCTAGATATTCATATGCCTGACTTTACTGGGTTTGATTTTATTCAGACATTAAAAAACCCTCCTAAAATTATTTTGACAACCTCTGACAAGGATTTTGCCTTAGAAGCTTTTGAATATGAGTGCATTGTAGATTATCTGGTTAAACCAGTAACCTTACCTCGGTTCTTAAAAGCATTGCAAAAAGCAGAGGCAGCGAAGACAGTTACCCCAACCAAAGCTATTGAAAAAGAAGAAGCGACTTCTTCAAAAACAACGGATTCCGGAAATGATCTATATGTCAATATCGACAGAAGGCTTATCAAAATCGACATTCCCAGCATTTATCTCATTGAAGCAAAAGGGGATTATATCAAAGTAAAGACGGATCGCCAGAATTACACGGTTCATTCTACCTTAAAAAAGATTGAAGAGAAATTGCCTACGGATCTTTTCTTAAAAGTACATCGTTCCTATATTATCAATACTCAAAAAATTATTGATATTGAAGACAATAGTGTGTTAATTGCCAAAGATGTAATCCCGGTAAGTCGTTCTAACCGTCCTGAATTGATGAGGCGATTAAATTTACTCTGA
- a CDS encoding tetratricopeptide repeat protein: MMTKRLLTPFFLLFFMSVQAQDMNEGFSYLESGKFEKASLFFEEILKTYPDNKTARLCYGRAIGLSGTPEKATEIFTALLSEEPTNYEFKLNYAESLLWNKKFLKAENYYRELIQEKEDSFPAILGYANTLSNLKKYKEALIYVNKALTLQSGNPNAMTSRKYIRLGYADELRKEKEYDKAIQQLEANVIDYPNDSELKLNIANIQIQKNEEENRKKREQVESQKKIEEERKASLLDKQIQQAVLSLELGEYNKSVVQFEKIRKEHPDNSSFMKPYAEALMYTDNIKQAMPILESLLHQTPEDIRLNTLYAQALYRKQLYSESVPYYKKVLSVKKELPMMTTYVDVLYHTKAYAEALAYINEILSVQKSEEVSILRRTVRNEYAEELTRKKNYDLALELLEENEKELPNDPEIMQKKARLYELKKDNKNAEKVYSILSVQNMKEGFKALETGKYEKARAIFKNILTRFPDNKTARLCYGRAVGLSGDSEKAVLLFEKLLEEYPEDFEIKLNHAESLLWDKKYKKAASLYDGLTKEDATSFSAVLGYANTLSNLKEYEKALDYVNRALTIQKGNKNALISRKYVHLGYANKLAQDKEYDRALAMLDLNLVDFPNDKDTQLNRANIFLMTNDMDQAQKVYEALAISPVDSIQSMVGLSLVAHKNKKEKKALAIADTARTKAQIYKEKNKDVYLMTQERYVQALLWNRKFSKAKMEIDKLRFDYPEDPKILSLLAAYGMYASKYTLGLEFYKMLLAKDERSFDGNLGIANAYRAVGDDMKTYEYLYKTLTYYPKQPDAEKLLIKMKRSHMPYIEGKVAITKDNGENKAMNNSVRVEIPLSTKLSIGTRVRYRNTKNDITRNEASLNDGQVGLSYKFNGRITLLARGGITNADSYTNEYMESIGEIMLKTKPSAMQHLEIGAKRELQDFNAELINEKILMNHYFLNNNLSSTMGLGWYTQYMYTNQTDDNDRHLLFTSLYYNIKHTPVIKAGVNYQYISFKDQYPALYFSPKRFNVVEVFAEILNQQDQKWFYHFNVAGGRQFIEDDAGSNTYRLEGKLGYQVNRFKMHAYGKYSNIASSTAAGFEYSEVGVVLRWYFLKKPVFDKRIRALKTEVNAESPSE; encoded by the coding sequence ATGATGACCAAAAGATTACTTACTCCTTTCTTTTTATTGTTTTTTATGAGTGTACAGGCTCAGGATATGAATGAAGGGTTTTCTTATTTAGAATCAGGGAAGTTTGAAAAAGCGAGCCTTTTTTTTGAAGAAATACTAAAAACGTATCCCGATAATAAAACAGCACGTTTGTGTTATGGGAGAGCTATAGGATTATCCGGAACTCCGGAAAAAGCTACCGAAATTTTTACAGCGTTACTATCCGAAGAACCCACTAATTATGAGTTTAAATTGAATTATGCAGAGTCATTACTCTGGAATAAGAAATTTCTAAAAGCCGAAAACTATTATCGAGAATTGATACAGGAAAAAGAAGATAGTTTTCCTGCAATTTTAGGCTATGCCAATACACTTTCAAACCTGAAAAAATATAAAGAAGCTTTAATATATGTAAATAAAGCTTTGACTCTTCAATCAGGAAACCCTAATGCGATGACATCCAGAAAATATATTCGGCTAGGGTATGCAGATGAATTACGAAAGGAAAAAGAATACGATAAAGCAATTCAACAACTAGAAGCTAACGTCATAGATTACCCAAATGATAGTGAATTAAAATTGAATATTGCAAATATTCAAATACAAAAAAATGAGGAAGAAAATAGAAAGAAGAGAGAGCAGGTCGAGAGTCAAAAAAAAATAGAAGAAGAGAGGAAAGCTTCTCTCTTGGACAAACAGATCCAACAGGCTGTATTGTCATTGGAGTTAGGCGAATATAATAAGTCAGTCGTTCAGTTTGAAAAAATACGAAAAGAGCACCCAGATAATTCGAGTTTTATGAAACCATACGCAGAGGCATTGATGTATACAGATAATATTAAACAAGCAATGCCAATTCTAGAAAGCTTACTACATCAAACACCAGAGGATATCCGACTTAACACATTATATGCACAGGCACTATACCGTAAGCAATTATACTCAGAATCGGTTCCTTATTATAAGAAAGTACTCTCTGTAAAAAAAGAACTGCCTATGATGACGACTTATGTAGATGTTTTATATCACACAAAAGCATACGCTGAGGCGTTGGCATATATAAATGAAATTCTCTCTGTGCAAAAAAGTGAAGAAGTAAGCATATTAAGAAGGACTGTGAGGAATGAATATGCAGAGGAGTTGACAAGGAAAAAAAACTATGATCTAGCGTTGGAATTATTAGAAGAAAATGAAAAAGAGCTACCCAATGATCCAGAGATTATGCAGAAAAAAGCACGATTATATGAGCTGAAAAAAGATAATAAAAATGCAGAGAAAGTGTATTCGATATTGTCAGTGCAGAATATGAAAGAAGGTTTTAAAGCATTAGAAACGGGAAAGTATGAAAAAGCACGAGCTATTTTTAAAAATATTTTGACACGGTTTCCAGACAATAAAACGGCCAGATTGTGTTATGGAAGAGCAGTGGGGCTTTCAGGAGATTCCGAAAAAGCAGTGCTGTTATTTGAAAAATTACTAGAAGAATACCCAGAAGATTTTGAAATAAAATTAAATCATGCAGAATCATTGCTTTGGGACAAGAAATATAAAAAAGCAGCCTCCTTATATGATGGATTAACGAAAGAAGATGCTACGAGTTTCTCAGCAGTTTTAGGATATGCAAATACCTTGTCAAATCTGAAAGAATATGAAAAAGCATTAGATTATGTCAATAGAGCTTTGACCATCCAAAAAGGAAATAAAAATGCGCTAATTTCCAGAAAATACGTACACCTGGGATATGCTAATAAATTAGCACAAGACAAAGAATATGATAGAGCTTTGGCAATGTTGGATCTAAACTTGGTTGATTTCCCGAATGATAAGGATACACAATTAAACAGGGCGAATATTTTCTTGATGACAAACGATATGGATCAAGCCCAAAAAGTCTATGAAGCTCTAGCGATTAGTCCGGTAGATAGTATACAGTCGATGGTTGGACTTTCATTAGTGGCGCACAAGAATAAGAAAGAGAAAAAAGCGTTGGCTATCGCAGATACTGCCCGGACAAAAGCACAAATATATAAGGAGAAGAACAAAGATGTATACCTGATGACACAAGAACGTTATGTACAGGCACTTTTGTGGAATCGAAAATTTTCAAAGGCAAAAATGGAAATAGATAAATTGCGATTTGACTACCCGGAAGATCCTAAAATTTTGAGTTTGTTAGCAGCATATGGCATGTATGCTAGTAAGTACACCTTAGGATTGGAGTTTTATAAAATGTTATTAGCAAAAGACGAACGTTCCTTCGATGGAAATTTAGGAATAGCCAATGCCTACAGAGCAGTAGGAGATGATATGAAAACATACGAATACCTGTATAAAACACTCACATATTATCCCAAGCAACCAGATGCAGAAAAACTACTCATTAAAATGAAACGCTCGCATATGCCCTATATAGAGGGAAAAGTAGCAATCACCAAAGATAATGGAGAAAACAAAGCGATGAATAACTCTGTAAGAGTAGAAATCCCTTTGTCTACTAAATTATCAATAGGTACAAGAGTTCGATATAGAAATACTAAAAATGATATCACGAGAAATGAAGCTTCTTTGAATGACGGGCAGGTTGGTTTATCATATAAGTTTAATGGAAGAATAACGCTGTTAGCCAGAGGAGGAATTACGAATGCAGATTCATATACTAATGAGTATATGGAATCCATTGGAGAAATTATGCTAAAAACTAAACCTTCGGCTATGCAACATCTGGAAATAGGAGCAAAAAGAGAATTGCAAGATTTTAATGCTGAGTTGATTAATGAAAAAATATTGATGAATCATTATTTTCTTAATAATAATCTGAGTTCTACGATGGGACTGGGGTGGTACACACAATATATGTATACCAATCAAACAGATGATAATGATCGCCACTTGTTATTTACATCGCTTTATTATAATATAAAGCATACTCCGGTAATAAAAGCAGGGGTTAATTATCAATACATATCTTTTAAAGATCAATATCCGGCACTCTATTTTAGCCCTAAACGATTTAATGTAGTAGAAGTATTTGCAGAAATACTAAACCAGCAGGATCAAAAATGGTTTTATCATTTTAATGTAGCAGGAGGAAGACAGTTCATCGAGGATGATGCGGGATCCAATACATATCGATTAGAGGGGAAATTGGGGTATCAGGTAAACAGATTCAAGATGCACGCCTATGGTAAGTATAGTAATATCGCCTCTTCTACAGCAGCTGGATTTGAGTATTCTGAAGTTGGGGTGGTACTAAGATGGTATTTCCTTAAAAAACCAGTCTTTGATAAACGAATTCGGGCATTAAAAACGGAAGTGAATGCAGAAAGCCCGTCAGAATAA
- a CDS encoding STAS domain-containing protein gives MALKITKNQGIFEINGPINTKNAKSLFDHFEQLLETSERIILSLDHVNTIDVCGINALTSLYKTAVKKNKVFSIIGKENNAIKRIFARRKIEHIIRRDVV, from the coding sequence ATGGCTCTTAAGATAACAAAAAACCAAGGGATATTTGAGATCAATGGTCCTATTAATACTAAGAATGCTAAGTCTTTGTTTGATCATTTCGAACAGCTTTTAGAGACCTCTGAGAGAATTATTTTATCCTTGGATCATGTAAATACGATAGACGTTTGCGGTATTAATGCCTTAACTTCTCTATATAAGACTGCGGTAAAAAAGAATAAAGTTTTTTCGATTATTGGAAAAGAAAACAATGCAATAAAAAGAATCTTTGCCCGAAGAAAAATAGAACATATTATCAGAAGGGATGTTGTCTAA
- a CDS encoding STAS domain-containing protein codes for MKLHISNNLGTYEIIGNFTSKNTHIVKDHFDYLLNHYDEIVISLNKVKRMDVRAIKVLQVIYLKALKRGKVLFVLGKDNFVITSLFDETGMNHIFRDDY; via the coding sequence ATGAAATTACATATCTCTAACAACCTCGGAACCTATGAAATTATAGGAAATTTTACTTCCAAAAACACGCATATAGTAAAAGACCATTTTGATTATCTGTTGAATCATTATGATGAGATTGTCATTAGCCTAAACAAGGTAAAAAGAATGGATGTAAGAGCTATTAAAGTATTACAGGTTATTTATCTAAAAGCTTTAAAAAGAGGTAAAGTCTTATTTGTTCTGGGGAAAGACAATTTCGTTATTACTTCTTTATTTGATGAAACAGGAATGAATCATATTTTTAGAGATGACTATTAG